A window of the Kazachstania africana CBS 2517 chromosome 10, complete genome genome harbors these coding sequences:
- the KAFR0J02220 gene encoding zinc-binding alcohol dehydrogenase family protein, whose protein sequence is MSVPKTMKAVFVEAGDEPVLKSNVPLPKVKDGHLLLKTKAAAGNPTDWKHVVHKMGGVNCVLGCDVAGEIVQLGPNVDEKKFRVGDNVYGFIHGASANCPENGAFAEYAVLDSKLAFRAPTDIRFSGKENIPPGPITTFEGAASIPCSWGTAGATLFHHFDLKYDWSEDKPQYDFPLLVWGGATALGQAIIQLAKRFNCYSKIITVASKKHEAQLKAYGADEVYDYHDGDIIEQIKNKYCNIKHLLDCVSSTETIQQVYQCSPDKEEAIVFNYMSMTESVIRPEIKKSNVKVDHTVIYLALGLDIVLFGSIIPANKKYRDDSVKFVEVINELFLNGEFKHVPVKVYKNGLASTLEMTDDIKNGRNSGEKLVAIFN, encoded by the coding sequence atgtcaGTACCAAAAACTATGAAAGCTGTTTTTGTCGAGGCTGGAGATGAACCAGTCTTAAAATCAAATGTACCGTTACCAAAAGTAAAGGACGGTCATCTTTTATTGAAGACCAAGGCCGCAGCCGGTAATCCAACTGACTGGAAACATGTTGTGCACAAAATGGGCGGTGTGAATTGTGTATTAGGTTGCGACGTTGCAGGTGAAATTGTCCAATTGGGTCCAAATGTCGATGAAAAGAAGTTCCGCGTTGGCGACAACGTCTATGGTTTCATTCACGGCGCATCAGCAAATTGTCCAGAAAATGGTGCCTTTGCTGAATATGCTGTCTTAGATTCTAAGTTAGCTTTCAGAGCCCCAACCGATATTAGATTCAGTGGAAAAGAGAATATTCCGCCTGGTCCAATTACCACTTTTGAAGGGGCCGCGTCTATTCCATGCTCCTGGGGTACTGCTGGTGCCACCTTATTCCATCACTTCGACTTAAAGTACGATTGGTCTGAAGACAAGCCACAATACgattttcctcttttggTCTGGGGTGGTGCCACGGCGTTGGGTCAAGCTATTATCCAATTAGCAAAGAGATTCAACTGTTACAGTAAAATTATCACAGTTGCGTCCAAGAAACATGAAGCACAATTAAAGGCATACGGTGCTGACGAAGTATACGACTATCATGATGGAGATATTATCGaacaaataaaaaacaAATACTGCAATATTAAACATCTATTGGATTGTGTTTCTTCCACTGAGACAATCCAACAGGTATATCAATGTTCCCCggataaagaagaagctaTTGTGTTCAACTATATGAGTATGACTGAGAGTGTTATCAGAccagaaataaaaaagagtAATGTGAAAGTTGATCATACCGTGATTTACTTAGCATTAGGCCTTGACATTGTCCTCTTTGGGAGCATTATTCCAGCTAACAAAAAATACAGGGACGACTCTGTTAAGTTTGTCGAGGTTATTAATGaacttttcttgaatggTGAGTTCAAACATGTTCCAGTCAAAGTTTACAAAAATGGTTTGGCTAGTACTTTAGAAATGACAGatgatatcaaaaat